In Nocardia sp. NBC_01327, the genomic stretch GGCCTGCAGCGGCAGTGAGGCGCCCAGCGCCAGCGAATACGCGTGCTGGCGGCCCAGCGTGCGCGGCCCGACACCGATGACCAGATAGTCCACCAGCACCATGACCGCCGCGGTCACCACCAGCGCCGTCACCTCGGGCAGCCAATCCATGAGCACCGCCGCCAGCAGCACCGTCGAGGTGATCTCGCACAGCACGCGCAGCAGCACCATGAGATTCACATAGCGCGGCCGATCGGCGATGATGCGGGCCAAGCGCGCCGCACCCGTCCGATCGGCCCGGACCAGATCGTCCACCCGCGCAGGGGAAATCGTATTCAACGCCGAATCCAGCGCGGCGAACGAACCGCCGGCGGGCACCAAGATTATCGCCAGCAGTAAGAGGACGAACGAATTCACGCGGGATCCAGTGGATCACCGGGTGCGGTGAATCCGGTCTTCCCCAGCAGTTGCGCATCACGCTGTGCATCACGTTCGGCGAGCTCGGCGCGGTGCTGCGCCTCGCGCAGGCTCTCGTACCAGCCTTCGAGCAGCGAGGCCTGCAGCGCGAACATTTCCTTCTCCTCCTCCGGCTCGGCATGGTCGTAGCCGAGCAGGTGGAGGACGCCGTGCACGGTCAGCAGGGCGAGTTCGTGGCCCATGGCATGGCCGGCCTTCTCGGCCTGCTGCGCCGCGAATTCGGGGCACAGCACGATATCCCCGAGCATGGACGGGCCGGGCTCGGCGGCGTCGGGACGCCCGCCGGGCTCCAGCTCGTCCATGGGAAAGGACATGACATCGGTCGGACCCGGCAGGTCCATCCAGCGCATGTGCAGGTCTGCCATGGTGTCGAGATCGACCAGCACCATCGACAGCTCGGCGGCCGAATGCACATCCATCTGACCGATCGCGAACCGCGCGACGCTGATCAGTTCCTCTTCGGATACTTCGATACCCGATTCGTTGGCGATCTCGATACTCACCCGCTCAGCCTATCGGCCGAGCTCAGTGACGCCCCTCCCGGCTCGCTGCACGCCGCTGCGCCCGGTTGCCCGGATAGTGGGCGACCTGCGGGCGGGAGTCGTTCTCATAGCGGTCGTAGGCATCGACGATCTCTCCGACCAGTCGGTGACGAACCACATCACTGCTGGTCAGGTAGGAGATCGCAATATCGTCGACATCGGTGAGGATCTCGGTGGCCGCCCGGAGCCCGGAGCGGGCACCGGTGGGTAGGTCCAC encodes the following:
- the ybeY gene encoding rRNA maturation RNase YbeY — encoded protein: MSIEIANESGIEVSEEELISVARFAIGQMDVHSAAELSMVLVDLDTMADLHMRWMDLPGPTDVMSFPMDELEPGGRPDAAEPGPSMLGDIVLCPEFAAQQAEKAGHAMGHELALLTVHGVLHLLGYDHAEPEEEKEMFALQASLLEGWYESLREAQHRAELAERDAQRDAQLLGKTGFTAPGDPLDPA